The Gallus gallus isolate bGalGal1 chromosome 28, bGalGal1.mat.broiler.GRCg7b, whole genome shotgun sequence genome has a segment encoding these proteins:
- the CERS4 gene encoding ceramide synthase 4 isoform X1: MNMEISRMAHSLNEWLWQHEFWLPPGITWEDMKESEDTHYPKPRDLLLSIPFALILVVIRCIFERAIALPLSAKLGVKDKLRPKAQPISILETFYTVNCKNPKEGELISLAKQCDLPVRKVERWFRRRRNTDRPSLSKKFCEACWRFTFYIVSFFTGLAVLYNKPWLWDHRECWTGYPQQPLQPSLFWYYMLELSFYCSLVFTLPFDVKRKDFKEQIVHHAATIFLISFSYCANYIRIGTLVMVIHDASDCFLEPTKIFNYMKWKKTCDSLFMIFSAVFLISRLVVFPYTVLYNTYYYSMEIFQPFFGYYFVNALLITLQLLHIFWSCLIIHMVYKFMLQGTMEKDMRSETEESDVDEERENMMEKEKNGIARFSNVTSSNYIQRNGSEPLNNRAHLTNGHVKER, translated from the exons gaTGGCACACTCTTTGAATGAATGGCTATGGCAGCACGAGTTCTGGCTCCCCCCAGGAATTACATGGGAGGACATGAAGGAGTCTGAAGACACCCATTATCCAAAGCCTCGTGATCTCCTGCTCAGCATCCCTTTTGCCTTAATCCTGGTTGTCATTCGATGCATCTTTGAAAG AGCCATAGCCCTGCCTCTCAGTGCCAAACTGGGTGTGAAGGACAAGCTGAGACCTAAAGCTCAGCCCATCTCCATTCTGGAAACATTCTACACTGTGAATTGTAAGAACCCTAAAGAG GGTGAGCTGATCAGTTTAGCCAAGCAATGTGACCTGCCAGTGAGAAAAGTGGAGAGGTGGTTTCGGCGCCGGAGGAACACCGACCGACCGAGCCTGTCGAAGAAGTTCTGCGAGGCCTG cTGGAGGTTTACGTTTTACATCGTTTCTTTCTTCACTGGGCTGGCTGTACTGTACAAT aaGCCTTGGCTTTGGGACCATAGAGAGTGCTGGACAGGATACCCACAACAG CCTCTCCAGCCCTCTCTGTTCTGGTACTACATGCTGGAGCTCTCCTTCTACTGCTCACTGGTCTTCACCTTGCCCTTTGATGTGAAGAGGAAG GACTTCAAGGAGCAGATAGTCCATCATGCTGCAACCATCTTCCTGATCAGTTTCTCATACTGTGCCAATTACATCCGGATTGGGACACTGGTGATGGTGATTCATGATGCTTCTGACTGCTTCCTAGAG ccAACTAAGATATTCAATTacatgaagtggaaaaaaacttGTGACAGCCTCTTTATGATCTTCTCAGCTGTTTTCCTCATCAGCCGCCTGGTCGTTTTCCCCTACAC AGTGCTCTATAACACCTACTACTACTCCATGGAGATATTCCAGCCCTTCTTTGGATACTACTTTGTGAATGCTCTCCTGATAACTCTACAGTTGCTTCACATCTTCTGGTCCTGCCTCATTATTCATATGGTCTACAAGTTCATGCTCCAGGGCACG atggAAAAGGACATGAGAAGTGAAACAGAAGAGAGTGACGTggatgaagaaagagaaaacatgatggaaaaggagaaaaatgggatTGCACGTTTCAGCAATGTCACAAGCAGCAATTACATCCAGAGGAATGGGTCTGAGCCACTGAACAACAGAGCCCATCTCACCAATGGTCACGTAAAGGAAAGATAG
- the LOC107055318 gene encoding PHD finger protein 7-like, producing the protein MRNMSSRKRKSPDSGEQACVLCRRADVNPDICGRTFAESDLCVHEFCLLFANIRFEESAPWEETVGLPVGTIRCRIKQADQKQCFVCGERGAAISCAERGCARSFHLPCAVDGECVTQFFGQHRSFCREHRPRQAVEAAPSQGTDCVICLEPMGDSTSYQTLRCPACKHTWFHRSCVQGQAMNAGTMCFQCPICQDTEQFRAEMSTLGIQIPVRRPSWWDDRTYPLLLRRHGRCDVSTCLYPGGREQEEADGPWQLLLCSSCAAEGTHRRCSYLSNRVNSWECNSCAGVGTASSSNTERAGPSTSSQGALEPPRGSQGLENISSGPSSQAASGLPQRSQLPENSHLPSEPGTRQRTVRPRLPADHEASRHRGSGRTTAPRTSSGSRRSTQQRASRPSADSPVAAPRRGPRQQGTGRVRSRSPLQDRASRSQSRPRRSRGSRQTPRQAARSSTLCSATPVTSRPSRGSPQPGHRRASRQQGRAHT; encoded by the exons ATGCGCAACATGTCCAGTAGGAAGCGGAAGTCCCCCGACTCCGGGGAGCAAG cgTGCGTGCTGTGTCGCCGCGCGGATGTCAACCCGGACATCTGCGGGCGCACCTTTGCCGAGAGTGACCTCTGTGTGCATGAgttctgcttg CTTTTTGCCAACATCCGCTTTGAGGAAAGCGCCCCCTGGGAGGAAACTGTGGGCCTCCCGGTTGGTACCATCAGGTGCAGAATCAAGCAGGCAGACCAGAAG CAATGCTTTGTTTGTGGCGAGAGAGGAGCCGCCATCAGCTGCGCAGAGAGAGGCTGTGCACGCAGCTTCCACCTGCCCTGCGCCGTGGACGGCGAATGTGTCACCCAGTTCTTTGGGCAGCACAG gtccttctgccGCGAGCACCGCCCGCGACAGGCAGTGGAGGCAGCTCCATCCCAAGGCACCGACTGCGTCATCTGCCTGGAGCCCATGGGGGACAGCACGTCCTACCAGACCCTGAGGTGCCCAGCGTGCAAGCACACCTGGTTCCACCGCAGCTGCgtccag GGGCAGGCCATGAACGCCGGCACTATGTGCTTCCAGTGCCCCATTTGTCAAGACACGGAGCAGTTCCGTGCAGAAATGTCCACTCTGGGGATCCAAATCCCAGTCAG GAGACCGTCTTGGTGGGATGACAGGACCTACCCATTGCTTCTACGGAGGCACGGGCGCTGCGATGTCAGCACGTGCCTTTACCcaggaggcagggagcaggaagAGGCGGATGG gccctggcagctgctcctctgcagctcctgtgctgcagaagggacCCACCGACGGTGCTCCTACCTGAGCAACAGAGTTAACAGCTGGGAGTGTAACAGCTGTGCTGGCGTGGGCACCG cctccagcagcaacaCGGAGCGCGCCGGCCCCAGTACTTCCAGCCAAGGGGCTCTGGAGCCTCCCCGTGGCTCCCAGGGACTGGAGAACATCAGCTCCggccccagcagccaggcagcatcGGGCCTACCGCAGAGATCCCAGCTGCCTGAGAACAGCCACCTGCCCAGTGAGCCTGGGACACGGCAGAGGACAGTCCGCCCACGCCTCCCTGCGGATCACGAGGCATCTCGACACCGCGGGAGCGGCCGTACAACAGCCCCACGCACCAGCAGCGGCTCCCGCAGGTCCACCCAACAGAGGGCATCGCGGCCCTCCGCAGATTCCCCGGTGGCTGCGCCCAGGAGGGGTCCCAGGCAGCAGGGGACGGGCCGGGTACGAAGCCGCTCCCCGCTACAAGATCGGGCCTCGCGTTCCCAGAGCCGGCCCAGAAGAAGCCGTGGCAGCAGACAAACGCCACGCCAAGCTGCACGGAGCAGCACACTCTGCTCGGCCACCCCAGTGACATCGAGGCCCTCGAGGGGTTCCCCGCAGCCGGGACACAGAAGAGCCTCCAGGCAGCAAGGGAGGGCCCACACATGA
- the CERS4 gene encoding ceramide synthase 4 isoform X2 codes for MAHSLNEWLWQHEFWLPPGITWEDMKESEDTHYPKPRDLLLSIPFALILVVIRCIFERAIALPLSAKLGVKDKLRPKAQPISILETFYTVNCKNPKEGELISLAKQCDLPVRKVERWFRRRRNTDRPSLSKKFCEACWRFTFYIVSFFTGLAVLYNKPWLWDHRECWTGYPQQPLQPSLFWYYMLELSFYCSLVFTLPFDVKRKDFKEQIVHHAATIFLISFSYCANYIRIGTLVMVIHDASDCFLEPTKIFNYMKWKKTCDSLFMIFSAVFLISRLVVFPYTVLYNTYYYSMEIFQPFFGYYFVNALLITLQLLHIFWSCLIIHMVYKFMLQGTMEKDMRSETEESDVDEERENMMEKEKNGIARFSNVTSSNYIQRNGSEPLNNRAHLTNGHVKER; via the exons aTGGCACACTCTTTGAATGAATGGCTATGGCAGCACGAGTTCTGGCTCCCCCCAGGAATTACATGGGAGGACATGAAGGAGTCTGAAGACACCCATTATCCAAAGCCTCGTGATCTCCTGCTCAGCATCCCTTTTGCCTTAATCCTGGTTGTCATTCGATGCATCTTTGAAAG AGCCATAGCCCTGCCTCTCAGTGCCAAACTGGGTGTGAAGGACAAGCTGAGACCTAAAGCTCAGCCCATCTCCATTCTGGAAACATTCTACACTGTGAATTGTAAGAACCCTAAAGAG GGTGAGCTGATCAGTTTAGCCAAGCAATGTGACCTGCCAGTGAGAAAAGTGGAGAGGTGGTTTCGGCGCCGGAGGAACACCGACCGACCGAGCCTGTCGAAGAAGTTCTGCGAGGCCTG cTGGAGGTTTACGTTTTACATCGTTTCTTTCTTCACTGGGCTGGCTGTACTGTACAAT aaGCCTTGGCTTTGGGACCATAGAGAGTGCTGGACAGGATACCCACAACAG CCTCTCCAGCCCTCTCTGTTCTGGTACTACATGCTGGAGCTCTCCTTCTACTGCTCACTGGTCTTCACCTTGCCCTTTGATGTGAAGAGGAAG GACTTCAAGGAGCAGATAGTCCATCATGCTGCAACCATCTTCCTGATCAGTTTCTCATACTGTGCCAATTACATCCGGATTGGGACACTGGTGATGGTGATTCATGATGCTTCTGACTGCTTCCTAGAG ccAACTAAGATATTCAATTacatgaagtggaaaaaaacttGTGACAGCCTCTTTATGATCTTCTCAGCTGTTTTCCTCATCAGCCGCCTGGTCGTTTTCCCCTACAC AGTGCTCTATAACACCTACTACTACTCCATGGAGATATTCCAGCCCTTCTTTGGATACTACTTTGTGAATGCTCTCCTGATAACTCTACAGTTGCTTCACATCTTCTGGTCCTGCCTCATTATTCATATGGTCTACAAGTTCATGCTCCAGGGCACG atggAAAAGGACATGAGAAGTGAAACAGAAGAGAGTGACGTggatgaagaaagagaaaacatgatggaaaaggagaaaaatgggatTGCACGTTTCAGCAATGTCACAAGCAGCAATTACATCCAGAGGAATGGGTCTGAGCCACTGAACAACAGAGCCCATCTCACCAATGGTCACGTAAAGGAAAGATAG